In the genome of Leeuwenhoekiella sp. MAR_2009_132, one region contains:
- the atpH gene encoding ATP synthase F1 subunit delta: MSSRAAIRYAKAILEQAREKGTAEVVFGNMKSIEATLNASKELRNVLKSPVIKSDDKRASLLAIFNGYDLSTISLIELLVDKKRTAILGDVASSYVDIYNKSKGIVVAHLTTAVELDASLEAKVLAKVKEITDGKEVTLEHHIDSNLIGGFILRVGDVQYDATVANQLDKIQKEFSKRL; the protein is encoded by the coding sequence ATGTCTTCAAGAGCAGCAATACGTTATGCAAAAGCAATTTTAGAACAGGCCCGTGAAAAGGGTACTGCTGAAGTTGTTTTTGGTAATATGAAATCTATTGAGGCGACCCTCAACGCAAGTAAAGAATTAAGAAATGTACTTAAAAGTCCGGTTATAAAATCTGATGATAAGCGCGCTTCATTACTTGCAATTTTTAATGGATATGACTTGAGTACAATAAGTCTTATAGAATTGCTTGTTGATAAAAAAAGAACTGCAATTTTAGGAGACGTGGCTTCAAGCTATGTTGACATTTATAATAAATCTAAGGGTATTGTAGTAGCTCATTTAACAACTGCGGTAGAACTTGACGCCTCATTAGAAGCAAAAGTTCTTGCAAAGGTTAAAGAGATTACAGATGGTAAAGAAGTAACCTTAGAACATCATATAGATTCTAATTTAATAGGAGGATTTATATTGAGAGTAGGTGATGTGCAATACGATGCAACGGTTGCAAATCAATTAGATAAAATACAAAAAGAGTTTAGTAAACGTTTATAA
- the atpA gene encoding F0F1 ATP synthase subunit alpha has translation MAEVKPAEVSTILKKQLSGFEASASLDEVGTVLTVGDGIARVYGLSNAQYGELVEFDGGLEGIVLNLEEDNVGVVLLGPSKEVREGAIVKRTQRIASINVGEGIVGRVVNTLGQPIDGKGAIQGETYEMPLERKAPGVIYRQPVTEPLQTGIKSIDAMIPVGRGQRELVIGDRQTGKTTVCIDTILNQKEFYDAGEPVYCIYVAIGQKASTVANIANVLEEKGALAYTTIVAANASDPATMQVYAPFAGASIGEYFRDTGRPALIIYDDLSKQAVAYREVSLLLRRPPGREAYPGDVFFLHSRLLERAAKIIADDDIAKNMNDLPDTLKPIVKGGGSLTALPIIETQAGDVSAYIPTNVISITDGQIFLDGDLFNSGVRPAINVGISVSRVGGNAQIKSMKKVAGTLKLDQAAFRELEAFAKFGSDLDSATLSVIEKGKRNVEILKQGENTPFTVEDQIAIIYAGSKNLLRNVPIDKVKEFERDYLEFLNAKHRDVLDTLKAGKLTDEVIDTLTTVAKDLSSRYTK, from the coding sequence ATGGCAGAAGTAAAACCAGCTGAAGTTTCAACAATTTTAAAGAAACAACTTTCAGGCTTTGAAGCATCAGCTTCATTAGATGAGGTAGGAACAGTACTTACCGTAGGTGATGGTATTGCCCGTGTTTACGGTCTTTCTAACGCACAATACGGAGAACTCGTTGAATTTGACGGAGGTCTTGAAGGTATTGTATTGAACTTAGAAGAAGATAACGTAGGGGTTGTACTCTTAGGTCCTTCTAAAGAAGTTAGAGAAGGTGCTATCGTAAAACGCACGCAACGTATCGCTTCTATAAATGTAGGAGAAGGTATTGTAGGTCGTGTTGTGAACACCTTAGGTCAGCCTATAGATGGTAAAGGTGCTATACAAGGTGAAACGTATGAGATGCCATTAGAGCGTAAAGCTCCTGGTGTAATTTATCGTCAACCGGTAACAGAGCCATTACAGACTGGTATAAAGTCTATTGATGCAATGATTCCTGTAGGTCGTGGTCAACGTGAGCTTGTTATTGGTGACCGTCAGACTGGTAAAACTACCGTTTGTATTGATACCATTTTAAATCAAAAAGAATTTTACGATGCAGGGGAGCCTGTATATTGTATATATGTTGCGATAGGCCAAAAGGCTTCTACCGTAGCAAACATTGCTAATGTACTTGAAGAAAAAGGTGCTCTAGCATACACTACTATTGTTGCTGCAAATGCATCAGATCCTGCAACTATGCAGGTATATGCTCCTTTTGCAGGTGCATCTATCGGTGAATATTTTAGAGATACAGGTCGCCCTGCTCTAATCATTTATGATGATTTATCTAAGCAAGCGGTAGCGTATCGTGAGGTGTCTCTTTTATTACGCCGTCCACCGGGACGTGAGGCATATCCTGGAGACGTTTTCTTCTTACACTCTCGTTTGTTAGAGCGTGCTGCAAAAATTATTGCAGATGATGATATCGCTAAGAATATGAACGATCTTCCTGATACTTTGAAGCCAATCGTAAAAGGTGGTGGTTCATTAACTGCACTTCCAATTATAGAAACTCAGGCTGGTGACGTTTCGGCGTATATACCTACAAACGTAATCTCGATTACAGATGGTCAGATTTTCTTAGATGGTGATTTATTTAACTCAGGTGTACGTCCTGCAATTAACGTAGGTATTTCGGTATCTCGTGTAGGTGGTAACGCTCAGATTAAATCAATGAAGAAAGTTGCAGGAACCTTAAAACTCGATCAAGCGGCTTTCCGTGAACTAGAAGCGTTTGCAAAGTTTGGTTCAGATCTAGATTCTGCAACATTAAGTGTAATTGAAAAAGGAAAACGTAACGTAGAAATCCTTAAACAAGGAGAAAATACTCCGTTTACCGTAGAAGATCAGATTGCTATTATCTATGCAGGTTCTAAAAACTTGCTACGTAATGTGCCTATCGATAAGGTTAAAGAATTTGAGAGAGATTACTTAGAGTTTTTAAATGCTAAGCATAGAGATGTGCTTGATACTTTAAAAGCAGGTAAGCTTACAGACGAAGTTATCGACACGTTAACTACTGTAGCAAAAGATCTTTCATCTAGATATACTAAGTAA
- the atpG gene encoding ATP synthase F1 subunit gamma, with the protein MANLKEIRNRISSVSSTMQITSAMKMVSAAKLKRAQDAITAMRPYSDKLTELLQSLSASMEGNSGSRFAEEREVKKVLVVAISSNRGLAGAFNSNIVKESKNIQLAVYPGKEVHFLTVGKKANDILKKSAKIISNDNAVYDDLTFENIEVIAEQVMDLFVNGQYDKVELVYNSFRNAATQIVTREQFLPIVPLKEQFENVEAPTVDYIFEPSKEEIVKQLIPKALKTQFFKAVRDSVASEHGARMTAMHKATDNATELRDQLKLTYNKARQAAITNEILEIVGGAEALNN; encoded by the coding sequence ATGGCAAATTTAAAGGAAATACGTAACCGGATTTCATCAGTATCCTCAACGATGCAGATTACCAGCGCTATGAAAATGGTGTCTGCTGCTAAGTTGAAAAGGGCTCAAGATGCTATTACAGCTATGCGCCCGTATTCTGATAAATTAACCGAACTTTTACAAAGTCTTAGCGCTTCTATGGAAGGCAACAGCGGTAGCCGTTTTGCCGAAGAACGCGAGGTTAAAAAAGTACTTGTGGTAGCTATCTCATCAAACAGAGGATTGGCTGGTGCTTTTAACTCAAACATTGTTAAAGAATCAAAAAATATTCAGCTTGCGGTTTACCCTGGGAAAGAAGTTCATTTCTTGACCGTAGGTAAAAAGGCAAATGATATTTTGAAGAAATCTGCAAAAATCATATCTAATGATAATGCGGTTTACGATGATTTAACTTTTGAGAATATAGAAGTTATTGCAGAACAGGTGATGGATTTATTTGTGAATGGGCAGTATGATAAAGTAGAGTTAGTATATAACTCATTTAGAAATGCAGCTACACAAATCGTTACCAGAGAACAATTCTTGCCTATTGTACCTTTAAAAGAGCAATTTGAAAACGTTGAAGCTCCTACTGTAGATTATATTTTTGAGCCTTCAAAAGAAGAAATTGTAAAGCAATTAATACCTAAAGCTTTAAAAACACAGTTTTTTAAGGCAGTTAGAGACTCTGTAGCGAGTGAACATGGTGCGCGTATGACAGCAATGCATAAAGCGACTGATAATGCAACAGAATTAAGAGATCAGCTTAAGTTGACGTATAACAAAGCGCGTCAGGCAGCAATTACAAATGAAATCTTAGAAATTGTAGGTGGTGCAGAAGCATTAAACAATTAA
- a CDS encoding oligosaccharide flippase family protein — MSVLKRFVKDTAVYGLATILPRIMNIVLVPLHTDVLDPVNYAENTSFYIGAAFLNVLLTYGMETAFFRFFSKSENKDRVYSTVLIALTTTAIVAFGLLFVFKNPISEALELRSEYFGYLIGLTILDTLVVAPFAYLRAKGKALRFAGIKLVNLAIYVVLNLFFLWAIPYFDLKFSWYNSENILVYIFIANLAASAVTFLLIAPDFFRIKLIFDRQLFKQLWQYGWPVLVAGLAFVINENLDKLLLGNMLDKEIMGAYSGCYKLAVFMTIFIQAFRLGAEPFFFNHAHSKNAPATYATILKYFTIAGALGLMIIVCFIDFFKDILIRDAEYFKALEIVPYILLANLFLGIYHNLAVWYKLTDKTLYGMYFSIIGAALTIGLNLLLIPEIGFMASAYATVVAYGVMMMISYFYGQKHYRIPYNTTRIAMYLTVATTIAMVSFYYLRESYVVNFGFLIAFALLVFMLEKKELVGILNRNTNQ; from the coding sequence TTGAGTGTATTAAAGCGATTTGTAAAGGATACTGCGGTATATGGTCTTGCTACTATTTTGCCTCGTATAATGAATATTGTACTGGTTCCTTTGCATACAGATGTATTGGATCCTGTTAACTACGCAGAGAACACTTCATTCTACATTGGTGCAGCTTTTCTAAATGTTCTCCTTACCTATGGTATGGAAACCGCTTTTTTCCGCTTTTTTTCGAAATCAGAAAATAAAGATCGGGTGTATAGTACGGTTTTAATTGCTTTAACCACTACAGCAATTGTCGCGTTCGGACTCCTATTTGTATTTAAAAATCCCATTTCGGAAGCTTTAGAGCTTCGCAGTGAATACTTCGGTTATTTGATAGGGTTAACTATATTAGATACGCTCGTTGTCGCTCCTTTCGCATATTTGAGAGCTAAAGGTAAAGCATTGCGATTCGCAGGTATCAAATTAGTGAATCTGGCTATTTATGTGGTGCTCAATCTCTTTTTCCTTTGGGCAATCCCGTATTTTGATCTCAAGTTTTCCTGGTATAATTCCGAAAATATTCTCGTATATATATTTATCGCAAATCTTGCTGCAAGTGCAGTAACCTTCTTGCTCATCGCTCCAGACTTTTTCCGCATTAAACTTATTTTTGACAGGCAACTCTTTAAACAATTATGGCAATACGGTTGGCCGGTTTTAGTTGCCGGTTTGGCATTTGTAATTAATGAGAATTTAGACAAGTTGCTCCTTGGAAATATGCTCGATAAGGAGATTATGGGTGCGTATTCAGGGTGTTACAAACTTGCCGTATTTATGACGATTTTTATACAGGCTTTTCGGTTAGGAGCAGAGCCATTTTTCTTTAATCACGCCCATTCAAAAAATGCGCCTGCAACGTATGCAACAATCCTTAAATACTTTACGATAGCAGGAGCCTTGGGCTTAATGATTATCGTTTGTTTTATCGATTTCTTTAAGGATATTCTAATTCGTGATGCGGAATATTTTAAGGCCTTGGAAATTGTACCATACATTCTTTTGGCAAATCTTTTTCTGGGTATTTACCACAACCTAGCAGTCTGGTATAAGTTAACAGATAAGACCTTATACGGCATGTATTTTTCAATTATAGGAGCAGCGCTAACGATAGGATTAAACCTATTACTAATACCTGAGATTGGTTTTATGGCTTCGGCCTATGCTACTGTGGTTGCTTATGGTGTGATGATGATGATTTCGTATTTTTACGGGCAAAAACATTACAGAATACCTTACAATACCACACGTATTGCGATGTATCTTACTGTAGCTACCACAATTGCTATGGTTTCATTTTATTACTTAAGAGAATCTTATGTTGTGAATTTCGGGTTTCTA
- the atpE gene encoding ATP synthase F0 subunit C: MEAMVPNLVGAGLIVLGAGIGLGKIGGSAMEGIARQPEAAGKIQTAMIIIAALLEGLAFGALFLGK, encoded by the coding sequence ATGGAAGCAATGGTTCCAAATTTAGTAGGTGCTGGTTTAATCGTATTAGGTGCTGGTATTGGTTTAGGTAAAATTGGTGGTAGCGCTATGGAAGGTATCGCTCGTCAGCCAGAAGCTGCCGGTAAAATCCAAACTGCAATGATTATTATCGCTGCACTTTTAGAAGGTTTAGCATTTGGTGCACTTTTCTTAGGAAAATAA
- a CDS encoding F0F1 ATP synthase subunit B encodes MDQLLNDFSPGLFIMQTVLLLVLILLMVKFAWKPILKSLDDREEGIQGALEAAEKARIDMQNLQADNERALQQAREERDGMLKEAREIRAKMIAEAEGDAKSQADKIILQAQEAIAAEKRAAVAELKSQVAELSLQIAEKVVKEELSDKSKQMQYVDKMLQDATLN; translated from the coding sequence ATGGATCAATTATTAAATGACTTTTCTCCGGGACTGTTTATAATGCAAACAGTCTTATTGTTAGTGCTTATTTTACTAATGGTAAAATTTGCCTGGAAACCTATTCTTAAATCATTAGATGATCGTGAAGAAGGTATTCAAGGTGCGTTAGAAGCTGCTGAAAAGGCTCGCATAGATATGCAAAATCTTCAGGCAGACAATGAAAGAGCATTACAGCAAGCACGTGAAGAGCGCGATGGTATGCTTAAGGAAGCTCGTGAGATTAGAGCAAAAATGATCGCTGAAGCAGAAGGTGATGCTAAATCTCAGGCAGACAAGATTATTCTTCAGGCTCAGGAAGCTATCGCTGCAGAAAAGCGCGCTGCTGTTGCCGAATTAAAAAGTCAGGTTGCAGAACTTTCTTTACAGATCGCAGAAAAAGTGGTGAAAGAAGAGCTTTCAGACAAAAGTAAACAAATGCAGTATGTAGATAAGATGCTGCAAGACGCTACCCTTAATTAA